From the genome of Streptacidiphilus rugosus AM-16, one region includes:
- a CDS encoding ABC1 kinase family protein, giving the protein MSDLPRKAVTRTAKLAALPLGIAGRATLGLGKRIGGRPADVVAAELQQRTADQLFKVLGELKGGAMKFGQALSVFEAALPEEVAGPYRAALTKLQEAAPPMPAASVHSVLTERLGPDWRGLFTTFEDKPAAAASIGQVHRAVWHDGREVAVKVQYPGAGDALLSDLNQLGRVARLIGPLIPGLDVKPLIAELRNRVTEELDYALEAQSQTVHAAEFAEDPEIRVPAVVHQAEQVLVTEWMDGIPLSEVIASGSTEQRDRAGQLLARFLFAAPARTGLLHADPHPGNFRLLVDEGPAEGWQLGVLDFGTVDRLPEGLPTPIGNALRMALAGDAAGVLEMLRQEGFVKPSIDLDPDAVLDYVLPIIEPAAVPEFRFTRAWMRAQAARVGDPRSPAYALGRQLNLPPSYLLIHRVTLSTIGVLCQLDATASFRDELLAWLPGFADEEVVA; this is encoded by the coding sequence GTGAGCGATCTTCCACGGAAGGCAGTGACCCGCACGGCCAAACTCGCTGCCCTCCCGCTGGGGATAGCCGGACGCGCCACCCTGGGCCTGGGCAAGCGGATCGGCGGTCGGCCCGCCGACGTCGTCGCCGCCGAGCTCCAGCAGCGGACCGCGGACCAGCTGTTCAAGGTGCTCGGTGAACTCAAGGGCGGGGCCATGAAGTTCGGCCAGGCGCTCTCGGTCTTCGAGGCCGCGCTGCCCGAGGAGGTGGCCGGCCCCTACCGAGCGGCGCTGACGAAGCTTCAGGAGGCCGCGCCGCCGATGCCGGCCGCCTCGGTCCACAGCGTGCTGACCGAACGGCTCGGCCCCGACTGGCGCGGGCTGTTCACCACCTTCGAGGACAAGCCGGCTGCCGCGGCGTCCATCGGTCAGGTGCACCGCGCCGTCTGGCACGACGGCCGGGAGGTCGCCGTCAAGGTGCAGTACCCGGGCGCGGGTGACGCTCTGCTCTCGGACCTGAACCAGCTCGGCCGGGTCGCCCGGCTGATCGGTCCGCTGATTCCCGGCCTGGACGTCAAGCCGCTCATCGCCGAGCTGCGGAACCGGGTCACCGAGGAGTTGGACTACGCGCTGGAGGCCCAGTCCCAGACGGTCCACGCCGCGGAGTTCGCCGAGGACCCGGAGATCCGCGTCCCGGCCGTGGTCCACCAGGCCGAGCAGGTGCTGGTGACCGAGTGGATGGACGGCATCCCGCTCTCCGAGGTGATCGCCTCGGGCAGCACCGAGCAGCGGGACCGCGCCGGTCAGCTGCTGGCCCGGTTCCTTTTCGCCGCTCCCGCCCGCACCGGCCTGCTCCACGCCGACCCGCACCCGGGCAACTTCCGGCTGCTGGTGGACGAGGGCCCCGCGGAGGGCTGGCAGCTGGGCGTGCTCGACTTCGGCACGGTGGACCGCCTGCCCGAGGGCCTGCCCACGCCGATCGGCAACGCCCTGCGCATGGCGTTGGCCGGGGACGCGGCCGGGGTGCTCGAAATGCTGCGGCAGGAGGGCTTCGTCAAGCCGAGCATCGATCTCGACCCCGACGCGGTGCTGGACTACGTGCTGCCGATCATCGAGCCCGCCGCGGTGCCGGAGTTCCGCTTCACCCGCGCCTGGATGCGGGCCCAGGCCGCCAGAGTGGGCGATCCGCGCTCGCCCGCCTACGCGCTGGGGCGCCAGCTCAACCTGCCGCCGTCGTACCTGCTGATCCACAGGGTCACCCTCAGCACCATCGGGGTGCTGTGCCAGCTCGACGCCACCGCCTCCTTCCGCGACGAGCTGCTCGCCTGGCTGCCCGGCTTCGCGGACGAGGAGGTCGTCGCGTAA
- a CDS encoding ATP-binding protein — protein MNDRRAWAAIASFPPHPRNVRHARRITRTALSAWGVSELVDSAEMVVSELVTNALRYGSGPVDLTLALTETGLRIAVTDEGTTLPAARDAGPDAQGGRGLQIVELLAESWDVVVRLTGKTVTCVLRLEPATPDRLQGVGAVGGLVHPSGDVGA, from the coding sequence ATGAACGACCGGAGAGCCTGGGCGGCCATCGCCTCCTTCCCGCCCCATCCGCGGAATGTCCGCCACGCGCGCCGGATCACGCGCACAGCGCTCTCCGCCTGGGGCGTGTCCGAGCTCGTCGACAGCGCCGAGATGGTCGTCTCCGAGCTGGTGACGAACGCCCTTCGCTACGGCAGCGGCCCGGTCGACCTGACTCTCGCGCTGACCGAGACCGGCCTGCGCATCGCCGTCACCGACGAGGGCACCACGCTGCCGGCCGCCCGCGACGCGGGCCCCGACGCGCAGGGCGGACGCGGCCTGCAGATCGTGGAGCTGCTCGCCGAGAGCTGGGACGTGGTGGTCCGGCTCACCGGCAAGACGGTCACCTGCGTACTCCGGCTGGAGCCGGCCACGCCGGACCGCCTCCAGGGGGTCGGGGCGGTCGGCGGCCTCGTCCACCCTTCGGGTGATGTCGGCGCGTGA
- a CDS encoding NAD-dependent epimerase/dehydratase family protein, producing MPESGPHAEPEHPAYDGPPLVVAVTGAASGMGERLVRRLVESKGVRRVLAIDERRGETKGVQWRVLDVRDPAVAERLAGVDVVVHLALDLGMESDPKARSAYNVRGTQTVITAAAAAGVHRVVLCTSAMVYGALADNEVPLAEDATLRATEEATLVGDLLEMERLARRAPHVHPGLSVTVLRPAVVVGPGVDTVLTRHFEAPRLLVVAGSRPCWQFCHVDDLTTALEYAVLGLVEGEVTVGCDGWLEQEEVEQITGIRRMELPASLALGTAARLHRLGLTPAPAGDLAYTMYPWVVSGSRLHEAGWRPRYDNDEVLAELLAQVSGNHAVAGRRLSGKDAATSLGAAGATVALVGTAALVRRARKRRRV from the coding sequence GTGCCGGAGTCGGGCCCGCACGCCGAGCCGGAGCATCCCGCCTACGACGGGCCGCCTCTGGTCGTCGCGGTCACCGGCGCGGCCTCGGGGATGGGCGAGCGGCTGGTCCGTCGCCTGGTGGAGTCCAAGGGCGTACGCCGGGTGCTGGCCATCGACGAGCGCCGCGGGGAGACCAAGGGCGTCCAGTGGCGGGTGCTCGACGTGCGGGACCCGGCCGTCGCCGAACGGCTGGCAGGTGTCGACGTGGTGGTCCACCTCGCACTCGACCTGGGCATGGAGTCCGACCCGAAGGCCCGCTCGGCGTACAACGTGCGCGGGACGCAGACGGTCATCACCGCAGCCGCCGCGGCGGGCGTCCATCGCGTGGTGCTGTGCACCTCGGCCATGGTCTACGGCGCGCTGGCCGACAACGAGGTCCCTCTCGCGGAGGACGCCACGCTGCGCGCCACCGAGGAGGCCACCCTCGTGGGTGACCTGCTGGAGATGGAGCGGTTGGCCAGGAGGGCCCCGCACGTCCACCCGGGGCTCTCGGTCACGGTGCTCCGTCCGGCCGTCGTGGTCGGCCCCGGCGTCGACACCGTGCTGACCCGGCACTTCGAGGCGCCGCGGCTGCTGGTGGTCGCGGGCTCGCGGCCGTGCTGGCAGTTCTGCCACGTCGACGACCTGACCACGGCGCTCGAGTACGCGGTGCTGGGACTGGTCGAGGGCGAGGTGACCGTCGGTTGCGACGGCTGGCTGGAGCAGGAGGAGGTCGAGCAGATCACCGGCATCCGCCGGATGGAGCTGCCGGCCTCTCTCGCCCTGGGCACGGCCGCCCGGCTGCACCGGCTCGGCCTGACGCCGGCGCCCGCCGGTGACCTGGCCTACACCATGTACCCGTGGGTGGTCTCCGGCAGTCGGCTGCACGAGGCCGGCTGGAGGCCGCGTTACGACAACGACGAGGTCCTGGCCGAGCTGCTGGCCCAGGTGTCGGGGAACCACGCGGTGGCGGGCCGCAGGCTGAGCGGCAAGGACGCCGCGACCAGCCTGGGCGCGGCCGGCGCGACGGTCGCCCTGGTCGGCACGGCCGCCCTGGTGCGCCGCGCCCGCAAGCGCCGCCGGGTCTGA
- a CDS encoding ThiF family adenylyltransferase: MLTPQSVLSGSSSRTERMMRPCLKPALRRAWRDRETLQFGVGPGHGGLLTAAPAEAEFLDLLDGSRELAELPAEAARLGLRPDRVQELLQGLQACDALDDSNAHRPLLALPAAERARLAPDLAALSLARPGPGAAPAALLARRGARVEVRGAGRVGAAVAALLASAGVGRVRVRDAGRVQPEDASPAGVRPDDAGRLRTDAARAAVRRAAPGLPDDTAGAQRAPDLVVVAPRGLPDPELGLALQQAALPHLYAGVVETTGSVGPLVLPGSSPCGRCLSCHRADADPRWPLLLAQHCSGRPAPGACDSTLAATVAATAALHALIFLDGGAPPSLGGWVDISMVDGSMRRRRLDPHPDCGCCWQAEAE; the protein is encoded by the coding sequence ATGCTGACGCCACAGTCCGTGCTCAGCGGCTCGTCCTCACGAACGGAGCGGATGATGCGCCCCTGTCTGAAGCCTGCCCTTCGCCGTGCCTGGCGCGATCGGGAGACCCTCCAGTTCGGCGTCGGGCCGGGTCACGGTGGCCTGCTCACGGCCGCGCCGGCCGAGGCCGAGTTCCTCGACCTGCTCGACGGCTCGCGGGAGCTCGCCGAGCTCCCCGCCGAGGCGGCGCGTCTCGGTCTGCGCCCCGACCGGGTGCAGGAGCTGCTGCAGGGGCTGCAGGCCTGCGACGCCCTCGACGACAGCAACGCCCACCGCCCGCTGCTGGCCCTGCCGGCGGCCGAACGCGCCCGGCTGGCACCCGATCTGGCCGCGCTCTCGCTCGCCCGACCGGGCCCGGGGGCCGCTCCCGCCGCCCTGCTGGCCCGCAGAGGAGCCCGGGTGGAGGTGCGCGGCGCGGGCCGCGTGGGCGCCGCCGTGGCCGCCCTGCTCGCCTCCGCCGGGGTCGGCCGGGTCAGGGTCAGGGACGCGGGGCGGGTCCAGCCGGAGGACGCCTCCCCCGCCGGAGTCCGGCCCGACGACGCGGGGCGGCTGCGCACCGACGCGGCCCGGGCGGCCGTCCGCAGGGCGGCCCCGGGGCTCCCGGACGACACGGCCGGCGCACAGCGTGCCCCCGATCTGGTCGTGGTGGCCCCACGGGGTCTGCCCGATCCCGAGCTCGGCCTCGCCCTCCAGCAGGCGGCGCTCCCCCACCTGTACGCGGGCGTGGTGGAGACCACGGGCTCGGTCGGCCCGCTGGTTCTGCCGGGTAGCAGCCCGTGCGGACGCTGCCTCTCCTGTCACCGGGCGGACGCCGATCCGCGCTGGCCGCTGCTGCTGGCCCAGCACTGCAGCGGGCGGCCCGCCCCGGGCGCCTGCGACTCGACGCTCGCGGCCACGGTGGCGGCCACGGCCGCGCTGCACGCGCTGATCTTCCTGGACGGCGGAGCACCGCCTAGCCTTGGCGGGTGGGTCGACATCTCCATGGTCGACGGATCGATGCGTCGACGCCGCCTCGATCCGCACCCCGACTGCGGCTGTTGCTGGCAGGCGGAGGCAGAATAG
- a CDS encoding zinc-dependent metalloprotease, with amino-acid sequence MSNNPFGFGLPPEEPEEGDEGKQGSSGGSGDSGNKGGNPFGFGLPGFPGMPGIPGAGGPGGDNPLAGLFGGMNPNDIGAAFQQLGQMLSFDGGPVNWDLAKNIARQAVVAGTGEDASKDRSVGESEKSAVSEAMRLAELWLDSATALPTGAGNAVAWSRAEWIEATLPAWQQLVDPVAERVGAAMGGVVPEEMQAMAGPLLGVMRSMGGAMFGTQIGQALGALAAEVLGSSDVGLPLGPAGKAALLPQNIEVFGEGLSVPADEVRLYLALREAAHQRLFVHVPWLRQHLFGTVEAYARGIKVDTSRLEDLVGQIDPMNPESLQDAMSGGLFQPEDTPEQKAALARLETALALVEGWVDAVVHAAAAPHLPHAAALRETLRRRRASGGPAEQTFATLVGLELRPRRLRDASRLWASLADARGTDGRDALWAHPDMLPTAADLDDPDGFVHGAGTEDLPEGGIDFTKLDELLNEAAGRGPAGKPGPEQPAPDKPEAGTGDAEKPGDSDGAGDEKSDGDK; translated from the coding sequence GTGAGCAACAACCCCTTCGGCTTCGGCCTTCCCCCCGAGGAGCCCGAGGAGGGCGACGAGGGGAAGCAGGGCAGCTCCGGCGGCTCTGGCGACTCTGGAAACAAGGGCGGCAACCCCTTCGGTTTCGGTCTTCCCGGCTTCCCCGGCATGCCCGGCATCCCGGGTGCGGGCGGCCCCGGTGGAGACAATCCGCTCGCGGGCCTCTTCGGCGGGATGAACCCGAACGACATCGGCGCGGCTTTCCAGCAGCTCGGCCAGATGCTCTCCTTCGACGGCGGACCGGTCAACTGGGATCTCGCCAAGAACATCGCCCGCCAGGCCGTGGTGGCGGGCACCGGCGAGGACGCCTCCAAGGACCGCTCGGTGGGCGAGTCGGAGAAGTCCGCCGTCTCCGAGGCGATGCGGCTGGCCGAGCTCTGGCTCGACTCCGCGACGGCCCTTCCCACCGGCGCCGGCAACGCGGTGGCCTGGAGCCGCGCGGAGTGGATCGAGGCCACCCTCCCCGCCTGGCAGCAGCTGGTCGACCCGGTCGCCGAGCGCGTCGGCGCGGCGATGGGCGGCGTCGTGCCCGAGGAGATGCAGGCCATGGCCGGCCCGCTGCTCGGCGTGATGCGCAGCATGGGCGGCGCCATGTTCGGCACCCAGATCGGTCAGGCGCTGGGCGCGCTCGCGGCCGAGGTGCTGGGCTCCAGCGATGTCGGCCTTCCGCTCGGCCCGGCCGGGAAGGCGGCCCTGCTGCCGCAGAACATCGAGGTCTTCGGCGAGGGGCTCTCCGTGCCCGCCGACGAGGTCCGGCTCTACCTGGCCCTGCGCGAGGCGGCCCACCAGCGGCTCTTCGTCCACGTGCCGTGGCTGCGCCAGCACCTGTTCGGCACGGTGGAGGCGTACGCCCGCGGGATCAAGGTCGACACCTCCCGACTGGAGGATCTGGTCGGCCAGATCGACCCGATGAACCCCGAGTCGCTGCAGGACGCGATGAGCGGCGGTCTCTTCCAGCCCGAGGACACCCCCGAGCAGAAGGCCGCGCTGGCCCGTCTGGAGACGGCGCTGGCCCTCGTCGAGGGCTGGGTGGACGCGGTGGTCCACGCTGCCGCCGCGCCGCACCTGCCGCATGCCGCGGCGCTGCGCGAGACCCTGCGCCGCCGTCGGGCGAGCGGGGGACCGGCCGAGCAGACCTTCGCGACCCTGGTCGGTCTCGAACTGCGCCCCCGCAGGCTGCGCGACGCCTCACGGCTGTGGGCCTCGCTCGCGGACGCCCGGGGCACGGACGGCCGCGACGCGCTCTGGGCGCACCCGGACATGCTGCCCACGGCAGCGGACCTGGACGACCCGGACGGCTTCGTCCACGGGGCCGGCACGGAGGATCTCCCCGAGGGCGGCATCGACTTCACCAAGCTGGACGAGCTGCTCAACGAGGCCGCGGGGCGCGGCCCCGCGGGCAAGCCGGGTCCGGAGCAGCCCGCGCCTGACAAGCCCGAGGCCGGGACCGGCGACGCCGAGAAGCCCGGTGACTCCGACGGCGCCGGCGACGAGAAGTCGGACGGGGACAAGTGA
- a CDS encoding M48 metallopeptidase family protein: protein MAAGAEQRPAVPRRSVLAAAQSGSAAQDVEVRRSTRRSRTVSAYREGGRTVVLIPARMSAAEEKRWVAQMLDKLDARESRAIPGDDELAERARELSRKYLDGRARPRSVRWVTNQNTRWGSCTPAEGTIRLSHRLQGMPEYVVDYVLLHELAHLLEPDHGRRFWALLDAYPRTERARGYLEGVVAARIPVQREG from the coding sequence GTGGCTGCGGGAGCGGAACAACGACCTGCTGTGCCGCGCAGGTCTGTTCTGGCGGCAGCCCAGAGCGGGTCCGCGGCGCAGGACGTCGAGGTGCGCCGGAGCACCCGGCGCAGCCGTACCGTCTCCGCCTACCGCGAGGGCGGACGCACCGTCGTCCTCATCCCGGCCCGCATGTCGGCGGCCGAGGAGAAGCGCTGGGTCGCGCAGATGCTCGACAAGCTCGACGCCAGGGAGAGCCGGGCGATCCCCGGGGACGACGAGCTGGCCGAAAGGGCCCGCGAGCTGTCGCGGAAGTACCTCGACGGCCGGGCCCGGCCACGCAGCGTCCGCTGGGTCACCAACCAGAACACGCGCTGGGGCTCCTGCACCCCCGCGGAGGGGACGATCCGTCTCTCCCACCGCCTGCAGGGCATGCCGGAGTACGTGGTGGACTACGTGCTGCTGCACGAGCTCGCCCACCTCCTCGAACCGGACCACGGGCGCCGGTTCTGGGCCCTGCTGGACGCCTACCCCCGCACCGAGCGGGCACGTGGGTATCTGGAGGGCGTCGTCGCCGCCAGGATCCCGGTGCAACGCGAGGGCTGA
- a CDS encoding GntR family transcriptional regulator, with the protein MNISRVPGRARKCRWIAADLRQRIMDGEWRTGVPLPVEGDLENQYRIARHTVRLAVDNLEPEGLLVRGRGKGTRPEGHAAPDHHAYRAPTGPAAVTPSLRVPFLCGGSGGDRSEIDRRLPNADRTGRHRHHRSAPHRARRGGRAAAAAASRRSRLPGARRAGRRDAWTNSAPGCPIPRRSAGSRSRRT; encoded by the coding sequence GTGAACATTTCCCGTGTGCCGGGCCGGGCTCGGAAATGTCGGTGGATCGCCGCGGATCTACGGCAGCGGATCATGGACGGGGAGTGGCGGACGGGCGTGCCCTTGCCGGTCGAGGGCGATCTGGAGAACCAATACCGCATTGCTCGTCATACTGTCCGACTTGCTGTTGATAATCTCGAACCTGAAGGCCTGCTGGTACGGGGCCGGGGAAAGGGAACCCGTCCCGAGGGCCATGCGGCCCCCGATCACCACGCCTATCGTGCACCCACGGGACCCGCCGCCGTAACCCCTTCGCTCCGCGTTCCCTTCCTGTGCGGAGGAAGCGGGGGCGACCGGTCGGAAATTGACCGCCGACTTCCGAATGCTGATCGTACGGGCCGCCACCGACATCACCGATCGGCTCCGCATCGCGCCCGGCGCGGCGGTCGTGCTGCGGCGGCCGCCGCGTCACGGAGATCGCGCCTGCCCGGGGCGAGGCGTGCGGGAAGACGCGATGCGTGGACGAACTCTGCGCCCGGATGTCCGATCCCCCGGAGGTCCGCCGGGTCCCGGTCCCGGCGAACGTGA
- a CDS encoding ATP-dependent DNA helicase UvrD2: MQVELPGAVPFTTAPRDAEAVLAGLDPEQRAVATALQGPVCVLAGAGTGKTRAITHRIAYGVRSGVMQPQRVLAVTFTARAAGEMRGRLRGLGVEGVQARTFHAAALRQLQFFWPRVVGGELPRLLERKVQLVAEAAGRCRLRLERTELRDLTGEIEWAKVTQTVPEDYPAAAIKAGRETPRDPAEIRQVYKVYEELKRDRGVIDFEDVLLLAVGVLDERPEVAEQVRAQYQHFVVDEYQDVSPLQQRLLDLWLGPRSSLCVVGDASQTIYSFTGATPEYLLGFRAKHPDATVVKLVRDYRSTPQVVHLANGLLAQARGQAAQHRLELVSQREPGPEPVYTEYPDEPAEAEGTAKRIRALLDAGVRASEIAVLFRVNAQSEVYEQALADQGIAYQLRGAERFFERPEVREAGMLLRGAARAGGGPVDPLLEDAPERLAEQVRAVLSTRGFSPQPPAGSGAVRERWESLAALVRLAEDFESAQQAAGQPAGLAAYVAELDARAAAQHAPAVEGVTLASLHSAKGLEWDAVFLVGLTEGMMPITYAKTDEQVEEERRLLYVGVTRAREHLGLSWALARSPGGRASRNPSRFLDGLRPGSAARGGRGAGRAAGAAGAAGREGRAARSKAPLKCRVCGRVLTEAVERKLRRCDDCPSNLDEALFERLRDWRGRMAKEQGLPGYCVFTDATLLAIAEQLPGSLAELGQISGVGRAKLDKYGETVLSLCGGVDSPSGSLESFGSSAQLGQGDISDLSDENGAFVNSSEDSPEK, from the coding sequence ATGCAGGTAGAGCTTCCGGGCGCAGTGCCCTTCACGACCGCACCTCGTGACGCCGAAGCCGTGCTCGCCGGGCTCGACCCTGAGCAACGGGCCGTCGCCACGGCGCTGCAGGGCCCTGTCTGCGTCCTCGCGGGCGCCGGCACGGGCAAGACCCGGGCGATCACGCACAGGATCGCCTACGGCGTCCGCAGCGGCGTGATGCAGCCGCAGCGGGTGCTCGCCGTGACCTTCACCGCACGAGCCGCGGGAGAGATGCGCGGCCGGCTGCGGGGGCTGGGCGTCGAGGGGGTGCAGGCGCGCACGTTCCACGCCGCCGCGCTGCGCCAGCTCCAGTTCTTCTGGCCGCGGGTGGTCGGCGGTGAGCTGCCCCGCCTGCTGGAGCGCAAGGTGCAGTTGGTCGCCGAGGCGGCCGGCCGCTGCAGGCTCCGGCTCGAGCGCACCGAGCTGCGCGACCTGACCGGCGAGATCGAGTGGGCCAAGGTCACCCAGACCGTGCCCGAGGACTACCCGGCCGCCGCGATCAAGGCCGGGCGCGAGACGCCGCGCGACCCGGCCGAGATCCGGCAGGTCTACAAGGTCTACGAGGAGCTCAAGCGCGACCGCGGGGTCATCGACTTCGAGGACGTGCTGCTGCTCGCCGTCGGTGTGCTGGACGAGCGGCCCGAGGTCGCCGAACAGGTCAGGGCCCAGTACCAGCACTTCGTCGTCGACGAGTACCAGGACGTCTCCCCGCTCCAGCAACGCCTGCTCGACCTCTGGCTCGGCCCGCGCTCCAGCCTCTGCGTGGTCGGCGACGCCAGCCAGACGATCTACTCCTTCACCGGCGCCACGCCGGAGTACCTGCTCGGCTTCCGTGCCAAGCACCCGGACGCCACGGTGGTGAAGCTGGTCCGCGACTACCGGTCCACGCCGCAGGTCGTCCACCTGGCCAACGGCCTGCTCGCGCAGGCGCGCGGCCAGGCCGCCCAGCACCGCCTGGAGCTCGTCTCGCAGCGCGAGCCGGGCCCCGAGCCGGTGTACACGGAGTACCCGGACGAGCCGGCCGAGGCGGAGGGCACGGCCAAGCGGATCCGCGCGCTGCTCGACGCGGGCGTGCGGGCCAGCGAGATCGCCGTGCTGTTCCGGGTCAACGCGCAGTCCGAGGTCTACGAGCAGGCCCTGGCCGACCAGGGCATCGCCTACCAGCTGCGCGGCGCCGAGCGCTTCTTCGAGCGCCCAGAGGTCCGCGAGGCCGGCATGCTGCTCCGCGGTGCGGCCAGGGCGGGCGGCGGCCCGGTCGACCCGCTGCTGGAGGACGCCCCGGAACGCCTGGCCGAGCAGGTCCGCGCCGTGCTCTCCACGCGCGGCTTCTCTCCACAGCCCCCGGCCGGCTCGGGCGCGGTGCGCGAGCGCTGGGAGTCGCTGGCCGCGTTGGTCCGCCTCGCCGAGGACTTCGAGTCCGCCCAGCAGGCGGCGGGGCAGCCGGCCGGCCTGGCGGCCTACGTCGCCGAGCTCGACGCCCGCGCGGCGGCTCAGCACGCCCCTGCGGTCGAGGGCGTGACCCTCGCCTCCCTCCACTCGGCCAAGGGCCTGGAGTGGGACGCCGTGTTCCTGGTCGGCCTGACCGAGGGCATGATGCCGATCACCTACGCCAAGACCGACGAACAGGTGGAGGAGGAGCGCCGGCTGCTCTACGTCGGGGTGACCCGGGCGCGGGAGCACCTCGGCCTGTCCTGGGCGCTGGCCCGATCGCCCGGTGGCCGCGCCTCCCGGAACCCCTCCCGCTTCCTGGACGGGCTGCGTCCGGGCTCGGCCGCCCGCGGCGGCCGGGGCGCCGGACGCGCCGCGGGCGCCGCGGGTGCAGCCGGGCGCGAGGGCCGTGCCGCGCGCTCGAAGGCGCCGCTGAAGTGCCGGGTCTGCGGGCGCGTGCTCACCGAGGCGGTCGAGCGCAAGCTCCGCCGCTGCGACGACTGCCCGTCCAACCTCGACGAGGCGCTGTTCGAGCGGCTGCGCGACTGGCGCGGCCGGATGGCGAAGGAGCAGGGCCTGCCGGGCTACTGCGTCTTCACCGACGCCACGTTGCTCGCCATCGCGGAACAGCTTCCCGGCTCGCTGGCGGAACTCGGCCAGATCTCCGGAGTGGGTCGCGCGAAGCTGGACAAGTACGGCGAGACCGTGCTGTCGTTGTGCGGGGGAGTCGATTCGCCGTCCGGATCGCTCGAGTCGTTCGGGTCGTCCGCGCAGCTCGGGCAGGGGGACATCTCGGACCTGTCGGACGAGAACGGCGCCTTCGTGAACTCGTCCGAAGACTCGCCGGAAAAATAG
- a CDS encoding NUDIX hydrolase produces the protein MNDSPSTLHADAVRVLREWDAPDASQDLLRHDYLDHLDARADGVWRSCRPAHITASALVVDVERGRVLLTLHPKVGRWLQLGGHCEPEDTTLAEAALREAREESGIVEGLTLVGEGPVKLDRHAVRCAGRDQPENTHLDVQYVVTAPTDALARISEESLDLRWFPFEALPELTDASVRELAARAQHALH, from the coding sequence GTGAACGACTCCCCGTCGACCCTGCACGCCGATGCCGTGCGCGTCCTGCGGGAGTGGGACGCGCCCGACGCCTCGCAGGACCTGCTGCGGCACGACTACCTCGACCACCTCGACGCCCGCGCCGACGGTGTCTGGCGCAGCTGCCGCCCGGCCCACATCACCGCGAGCGCGCTGGTGGTGGACGTCGAGCGCGGCCGTGTGCTGCTGACGCTCCACCCCAAGGTCGGACGCTGGCTGCAGCTGGGCGGGCACTGCGAACCCGAGGACACGACGCTCGCCGAGGCCGCGTTGCGCGAGGCACGCGAGGAGTCGGGCATCGTGGAGGGCCTGACACTGGTGGGCGAAGGGCCGGTGAAGCTCGACCGGCATGCCGTGCGCTGCGCCGGCCGGGACCAGCCGGAGAACACGCACCTGGACGTCCAGTACGTGGTGACGGCTCCCACCGACGCGCTCGCCCGGATCAGCGAGGAGTCCCTCGACCTGCGCTGGTTCCCGTTCGAAGCGCTGCCGGAGCTGACCGACGCCTCGGTCAGGGAGCTGGCCGCCCGCGCCCAGCACGCCCTGCACTGA
- a CDS encoding mycoredoxin, with product MSATVTMYSTTWCGYCQRLKSQLTREGIAYTEINIEQDPDSAAFVEKVNNGNQTVPTVLAISSTGAETVMTNPSLAQVKAAIA from the coding sequence ATGTCCGCCACAGTCACGATGTACAGCACCACCTGGTGCGGTTACTGCCAGCGGCTGAAGTCCCAGCTGACCCGCGAGGGCATCGCGTACACCGAGATCAACATCGAGCAGGATCCGGACTCGGCCGCCTTCGTCGAGAAGGTCAACAACGGCAACCAGACCGTCCCGACAGTGCTGGCGATCTCCTCCACCGGCGCCGAGACGGTGATGACCAACCCGTCGCTCGCGCAGGTCAAGGCCGCCATCGCCTGA
- a CDS encoding WhiB family transcriptional regulator: MTSPHAPSAPNADHFDDSHPPEVSLMQLTAFEEAETLGAPIPCRSLDPEVFFAETPADVEYAKSLCGTCPVKAACLTGALERREPWGVWGGELFVQGVVVARKRPRGRPRKTEVMA, encoded by the coding sequence GTGACCAGCCCACACGCCCCGTCCGCACCCAACGCCGACCACTTCGACGACTCCCACCCCCCGGAGGTATCCCTGATGCAGCTCACCGCGTTCGAGGAGGCCGAGACTCTCGGCGCCCCGATCCCCTGCCGTTCGCTCGACCCCGAGGTCTTCTTCGCCGAGACCCCGGCCGACGTCGAGTACGCCAAGTCCCTCTGCGGGACCTGCCCGGTGAAGGCCGCCTGCCTGACCGGCGCCCTCGAGCGCCGCGAGCCCTGGGGTGTCTGGGGTGGCGAGCTCTTCGTCCAGGGTGTCGTCGTCGCCCGGAAGCGGCCCCGTGGCCGTCCGCGCAAGACCGAGGTCATGGCGTGA